DNA sequence from the Antarctobacter heliothermus genome:
AGGCTTTTGTCGTGGCCCATGCCGACCGGATCGAGGAAGTGGAGATCAACCCGCTGCTGTGTACGCCTGACCGGGCGGTGGCGGCGGATGCGCTGATCCGTTTGCGGAATATCGAGATAGAGGGAGGCGAAGATGCCGCTTGAGATGAACAAAGAGGTCTTTATCACCTGCGCGGTGACCGGGTCGGGTGGCACGCAGGACCGCAGCCCGTATGTGCCGCGTTCCCCGCAGCAGATTGCCGAGAGTGCGATTGACGCCGCCAAGGCGGGCGCGGCGGTGGTGCATTGCCACGTGCGCGATCCGGAAAGCGGCGCGCCCTCGCGCGATCTGGCCTATTACCGCGAGGTGACGGACCGCATCCGCGACGCCGAAGTGGACGTGGTGCTGAACCTGACCGCCGGGATGGGCGGCGACATCACCTTTGGGTCGACCGATGCGCCGTTGCCGGTGAACGCGGCTGGCACCGACATGGTGGGTGCAGCAGAGCGTGTGGCGCATGTCGCCGCATGCCTGCCGGAGATCTGCACGCTGGACTGCGGCACGATGAACTTTGCCGAGGCCGATTACGTCATGACCAACACGCCCGGCATGCTGCGCGACATGGGCGCGCGGATGACGGCGCTGGGGGTCAAGCCGGAGATCGAGGCCTTTGACACCGGCCACCTGTGGTTCGCCAAGGAGCTGGTGAAAGAGGGGGTGCTGGAAGGGCCCGCGCTGGTGCAACTGTGCATGGGGGTGCCTTGGGGCGCGCCGGATGACCTGAACACCTTCATGGCGATGGTCAACAACGTGCCGGATGACTGGTGCTTCAGCGCCTTCGGTCTGGGGCGCAACCAGATGGCCTATGTGGCGGCAAGCGTGCTGGCGGGGGGCAATGTGCGTGTCGGGTTGGAGGATAACCTGTGGCTGGACAAGGGGGTGCTGGCGACCAACGCTCAACTGGTCGAGCGCGCCGTCGGCATCATTGAAAACATGGGCGCGCGCGTGATTGGTCCCTCAGCGGTGAGAGAAAAGCTGGGGTTGGTGAAGCGCGCGCCGAAATAGGTCCTGTCCCCCTGCTGGCGCCCCGGCAAGGCTTGTCGGGCGCTAACGGGGGAGGGGTTCGCATGGCTCGGATCGGGATAGGCATTGTCGGTGGCGGCTATATGGGCAAGGCCCATTCCGCCGCTTTTGCCGCCGTTGGTACGGTGTTCGAGACACGGCTGAAGCCGCGACTGGTGTCTATTGCCGGGGCGTCGTCGGAAAGTGGCGCGCGCTATGCCGAGGCTTACGGGTTTGAGCGCGGCGCGCGTGACTGGCGGGCCATGGTCGATGATCCCGAGGTTGAGGCGGTGGTGATCGCGTCACCGCAATCGACGCATCTTGAGATAGCAACGGCGGCCTTTGAAGCGGGCAAGCCGGTGCTGTGTGAAAAACCGATGGGACTGGACGCGGCAGAGGCGCGGGCCATGCTGGCGGCGGCAGAGCGGGCCGGCGTGGTGCATTCGGTGGCGTACAATTACAGCCGGACTCCTGCGACGCAGTTCGCGCGGAAGTTGATTGGTGAGGGCGCGCTGGGCCGGGTGCATCATCTGCGGATTGAACACACAGAGGACTTTCACCTGACCTCGATCCTGCCGCCGTGGCGCTCGCAGGGCGAGGCGAATGGCTGTTTGGGGGATTTGGCCCCGCACCCAATCAACGCGGCGCTGGCACTTGGCGGACCGATAGCGCAGGTCTTTGCAGTGATCGAGACGGTATTCCCCGAACGCAACGGCGTGACGGTCACCAATGACGATCAGGTTCTGATGACGCTGCGGTTTGCCAGTGGGGCGACTGGGCATCTGTTTGCCAGCCGTGTCGCGACCGGCAAGAAGATGGGCTATGCCTATGAGGTGACTGGGGAAAAGGGCGCAGTACGGTTTGATCAGGAGGATCAGAACGCGCTGTGGGTCTGTGATGGCGAGGCCCCGGCAGAACGGGCAGGGTTCACCAAGGTCCTGACCGGCCCGGCGCATCCGGATTACAAACCCTTCTGCCTCGGCCCCGGACATGGCACCGGCTATCAGGATCAGATCATTATCGAGGCGAAGGATTTCCTGACCGCCATCGACAGTTGTGCGCCGGTCTGGCCAACCTTTGCTGACGGGGTGGAGGTGCACCGGGTCATTGCGGCGGCGCGGGCCTCTGCTGCGTCCGGCGGATGGGCGCGGGTCAGCAATTTTTGAGAAACACGAGCCATGCGGGCGGCGTGGTGGGAGGAGAGAGTATGGCGAAACTGTTGTGGGGCATGATTGGCGGCGGTGAAGGCAGCCAGATCGGTCCGGCGCACCGGTTGGGCGCGGGATTGGACGGGGCTTTCGACTTTGTCGCGGGCGCGCTGGACCACCGGCCCGAGGCGGGGCGGGAGTACGGACAACGGCTGGGGCTGGCGGCGGACCGCGCCTATGGCGACTGGCGAGAGATGTTAGAGGGCGAGCAGGGGCGCGACGACCGGATTGATCTGGTGACGGTGGCCACGCCCAATGCCACGCATTTCGAGATTACCAAGGCCTATTTGGAGGCGGGGTTTCATGTGCTGTGCGAAAAGCCCATGACCATGACCGTGGAAGAGGGCGAGGAAATCGTCGGCCTGGCCCGTGAGACGGGGCGCATCTGCGCGGTGAACTACGGCTACACCGGCTATGCGCTGGTGCGGCACATGCGGGCGATGGTGGCGCGTGGCGATTTGGGCAAGGTTCGCATGGTGGTGGCGGAGTTTGCCCACGGCCATCACGCAGATGCGGCGGACGCGGACAACCCGCGGGTGCGCTGGCGCTATGATCCGGCGCAGGCGGGGGTGTCGGCGCAGTTTGCCGATTGCGGCATCCACGCGCTGCACATGGCAAGCTTTGTGATCGGGCAAGAGCTGGACCGGCTGTCGGCGGATACGGTGTCCTGTATCGAGAGTCGCGTGCTTGAAGATGATGCACAGGTGAACCTGCGCTTTGACGGAGGTGCTGCGGGGCGTTTGTGGACCTCAAGCATTGCGCTTGGGCGTCAGCACGGGCTGACCTTGCAGGTCTTTGGTGAAAAGGGCGGGCTGCGCTGGGCGCAGGAGCAGCCTAATCAGCTTTACTGGATGCCTCTGGGCGGTCGGCTGGAGGTGATGGAACGGGGTGGGCCGGGTCTGTCGCCCGAGGCGGATCGCGCGAGCCGGGTGACTATGGGGCATGCGGAGGGGATGCCGTTGGCCTTTGCCAATATTTACGCCGATCTGGCCGAGGCGATCCGTGCCCGCAAGGAAGGGCGCGATATGGACCCGGCCGCGGATCTGTATCCGCGCGCAGAGGACGGGCTGCGGTCGATGGCTGCCGTCTTTGCGGTGGCTGAAAGTGGCCAAGGTCAGGGCGTCTGGATGGACGCCCGTCCGCCGATGTTCCGGTAAGGGCGAGGGGTGGCCCCGGGCCAGGCCCGGGGCGGGATGGTCCTGCGGCGCGGTTTACGCTCAGGCGACTTGTTCGAAGTTCACTTCGGGTGTGACACCCAGCGCGAAACAGACATCGCGGGTCAGTTCCGGGCGGTTCAGGGTGTAGAAGTGCAGCTTGTCCACGCCGCCTTCGATCAGGTCGGTGCAGAGCTCTGAACAGATCGCGGTGGCCAGCAGATCCTCACGCCCGTCACGTTTGGCCTTTTCGAACGCGTCCGAGACCCACGCCGGGATATAGGTGCCGCAGCTTTCGGCAAAGCGGCGCGCGCCATTCCAGTTTTCGATCGGCAGGATGCCGGGGACCAGTTTGGAGGTGTCGATGCCCGCCTTGGCGCAATCGTCGCGGAAGCGGAAAAACGTGTCCGCCTCAAAGAAGAACTGGGTCAGGGCCTCTGTCGCGCCGGCGTCCAGCTTGCGCTTGAGCCATTCGATGCTGGCCTGCTGGCTGTCAGCCTCGGGGTGGGGGTCAGGATAGGCGCCGACGCGCTGGGTGAACTTGCCGGTTTCGGCCAAGGCCTCGATCAGCTCGATGGAATTGGCAAAGCCGTCGGGATGCGCCTCAAACCCGGCAGACCCTTTGGGCGGATCGCCACGCAGGGACACGATGTCAGTCACACCAGCCTCGGCAAAGCCATCGGCAATCGCGAGGGTTTCGGCACGGGTGGCGTTCACGCAGGTCAGATGTGCCGCCGTGCGCAGGCCGGAATGTTTGTGCAGCGTCGCAACCACATCACGGGTCAGATCACGGGTTGTGCCGCCCGCGCCATAGGTGACAGAGACAAAGCGCGGCGCCAGCGGTGACAGAACCTGCACCGCGTCCCAAAGGCGAAAGGTCGCCTCGATGTTTTTCGGAGGGAAAAATTCGAATGAAATCTCTGGGCGCTGCATGATGGACGAGTCCTGTGTTGAGTTGCCGCCCTTGTCGCACATACTGCATTGTGAGACAAACTCATAAATCTCAAGATCAACATGAGGCGGACACTGGTTTCCCATGCATATCGAATTCCGGCACCTCCGGACCATCAAGGCGATTCATGACGCGGGCGGTGTCGCGCGCGCAGCGGAGCAGCTGAACATCACGCAATCCGCGCTCAGCCATCAGATCAAGGGGCTGGAAGATCAGGCGGGGGTCGAGCTGTTTGTGCGGCGCTCAAAACCGATGAAACTGTCGGCTGCGGGCAAGCGCCTGTTGCGGCTGGCCGAACAGGTTCTGCCCCAGGTCGAGGCCTTGCAGGATGAATTTGAGGGGTTGCGGTCGGGCAAGGCAGGGCGGCTGCACATCGCCATCGAATGCCACGCCTGTTTCGAGTGGCTGTTCCCGGTGTTGGAAGGGTTTCGCAAGAAATTCGGCGATGTGGACGTGGACATCCGCCCCGGACTTGCCTTTGACGCGCTGCCCGCGTTGATGAAGGAAGAGGTGGATGTGGTGATCTCCTCTGACCCGGAGGATCTGGCGGGCGTGACCTTTGTGCCGCTGTTTGAGTACAGCCCGGTGTTTGTGGCCTCGGCTTCGCACCCGTTGGCGGAAAAGCCATTTATCGAGGCCGAGGATTTTCGCGGTCAAACCCTGATCACCTACCCGGTGGAACGGTCGCGATTGGATATTTTCAGCCAGCTTTTGACCCCCGCCAAGGTGGAACCGGCGGCGATTCGGCAGGTCGAACTGACGGCAGTGATCCTGCTGCTGGTCGCCTCGAACCGGGGGGTGTCAGTGTTGCCGGATTGGGTTGTGCGCGAGGTCAAATACAGTTCTGACTATGTGACGCGCCCGCTGACGGAACAGGGACTGACACGGCGGCTGTACGCGGCGGTGCGCACCGAAGACCTTGAAAAACCCTATATGCAATTGCTGGTCCGGCTGGCGGGCGAAGAGGCGCGACGCCTGCAAGAGGCGTGATCAGCAGCTTTCCCCGGCCTGCGCGCGGGCCAGATCCCAACGGTCGGCATAGGCCATGCCCGGCACAGGATTGTGCGGTGCGCTCATGACCTCGGCCGTTTTCTGGGCAAAGCAGGCGCAATTGACGCCGCTCAGGGTCGCCCGGCAAAACGCCGCCGGATCAGCCGGGGCCGACGCCGCGCCATAGGGCGGTGGCCCGCTGGGGGTCAGGCCGCCCTCTGTCAGCGGCGGCAACGTGCTGACCCCGGCCACCAGCAAGGCGACGGTGGCCAGAATCGCAGCATAGGTGATCCACTTGAACGGCATGTCGGTCTCCGGAAAAACCAACGCAATACGCAGGCCTGCCGTCAGGGTACAGCGATCAGCCCCGGCGGCGAAGCGCCGAGTCCTTCGGTTTTTCCACAAATGCCGTGGACACAGCGGGCGGGGGTGCAAGTCCGACATTACGTCCCCGCACCGCACGCGACCCGCCGGTCAGAGCAGTTGCAAATCCGCCGCCATGGAGCGCCCGTCGCGGCCTTCTCGCAGTTCAAAGCTGACCTTCTGGTTGTCCGCAAGCCCGGTCAAACCGGACCTTTCCACCGCAGAGATGTGGACAAAGACGTCTTGGCCGCCGTCGTCCGGTGCGATGAACCCAAATCCCTTGGTGGTGTTGAACCACTTCACGGTGCCCGTTGGCATGTGTCCCGTGCTCCTGTTCCTGTTCTTTCACACATCCCGACAAATCGGTCAGGACGGTCACATCCGGCGGTCAAGGTCGCGAAAACTGCACGCCCCCGACATCTGGCGGCCGAAAGTCACGCGTTCCAGACTAACGCGGATGGGTGGAATACCAGAGTCCCACCCTCGCATTTCGCCGAAAGGTGGCCTATCTCACCACAAATTGAGAGAAACTGCCAAAGGAATACGCATGATCATCTACGGGTTGAAGACCTGCGATACTTGCAGAAAGGCGCGCAAAGCCTTGCCGGGGGCGGCTTTTGTCGATGTCCGCGATGAGGGGCTGCCGGGCGACGTCTTGGACGACGCGATGGCGCAGTTCGGCGAAAAATTGCTCAACACACGGTCAGCAACTTGGCGTGGACTGGATGATGAGGCTCGCGCGTTGCTGCCCGCCGAGTTGATCAGGCGGCATCCGACGGTCATGAAGCGGCCTTTGGTCGTGGACGGGGCGCGCATGGTGCTGGGCTGGGACAAAGCTGCGCAGGCCGCACTGGGCGTGACGGGGCAGGAGACAGGAACATGAGAAATGCGGCATTGACGCTGGGCATCATCGCCGGTGTGATTGGCATGATCGTGGGTTTTTTCGGGTTCGGCTATACCGAATTGGTCAAGAATGTCGGCGAGGTCGAAGAGATGTTCGGCATGTTTGATGACCCGGCGACGGTGCGTACGGTGTCGATCCTTGCACCGCTTTTGGCCATCGCGGGTGGGGCCATGGCCAAGGCGCGCGCGCTGTGGGGCGGGTTGTTGCTGCTGGCCTCGGCGGCGGCGATGTTTCACGCCTTCGGGTTCAACGTCTTTACCATGTTTCCCATCGCCTTTGCCGGTCTGGCCGGGGTGCTGGCGCTGGCCGCGGGCAAACCGGACGAACCAAAGGCGCATTTCTGAGACGTGCCCTGACGAAGGAAAGATGGGGGCGCCCCTGGTTGCCATCGGCAACGGCGCCCAGTCCACCGTCCCCCTCAGACCACCGTGACGGCGCGCGGTCCCGCGTTAAGACCCAGTAGCCGGTCGATGGACAGCGCGCCTGCGCCCTTGATGACCAGAATGGCAAGGCCAAAGATCCAGAGCGTCCGCTCGTCAATCAGCTCATACCGCGTGTCGAAAAGTATTCCCGGTTTGCCGCCATGCCCGGTCACGTCGACAAAGGTCTGCACCACGACAAAGCCGATCATGCCCAATGCCGCCAGCCGGGTGAACAGCCCGATCACGATCAACAGCGGCAGCAGCCATTCGGTATAGGTTCCGGCATAGGCCACCAGATCATACACAAAGCCAAGCTTGGCCGTGTTATATCCCGCCGCCTCAAAGGCTTTTGGGAACATCTGCGCATAGGTGCCCGATTCCAGAGTGAAGAAATCAAAGATGCCTTCCTCTCCTTTGCGGTCCCAAACCTTGGTCCCGGCGGAATTCCAGTAGTAGCGCAACAAGGTCGCGGCAAAAACCAACCGCGCCAGCAGAGGGATCAGGTGATCGCCCATACGCTCGACAGGGGCAAAGATTGTGGCGTGAAGGGAGGTCAGGCGGTCCATGTCAGGTCTCCTCAAGCAGTGCAAAAGTCGGAAATCGCGCCCTGCTGCAACAGCAGCGTCAGGGTCGCGGGCAAGTCGAAATCGGCACCGGCAGACGTGACTGCCGCACCAAAGGTCAGCCCGCGCAACAGCGCGTCGACAAAATCCGCACCACCTTGCGGCAGCAGGTGCGGCGTGGGGTCATACTCAGCGCGGGTGATCAACACATCCTCGGCGCGCGCCTGTGGTTTCGGCTGATCCGGCCTCAGGGTGAACCGATAGACAGACAGAACCGGCCAACGCGACCGCACCACCTGCACCGAAGGCGCAAGGACCAGACGCGCTGCCATCAGCGCGGCCTCATCCAATAATGCCAACCGCCCGCTCTCAAAGACCGCCGCATCTGCGGCGTGATAGCTGCGCCGCATGGCCAGCTCTAACCGCGCCACATCACCCAGATAGCCGATGCCACGCAGCGCCTCGATCCCTTCAAGAAAGGCCGGAAAGCCCGCGCCATAGTGCATCATCAACGGTGTCACAGGCGGATCGCTGCGCAAATACATCCCCGCCGAGCGCGCAAAGTTCTCTGGCCCGATCAGCTTGGCAACCGCCGGAAAACCGGCCTCCAACGCCTCTCGCAACGCCACCGCCACGTTGTTTCGATACACATCATAGCGTCGGCCGGCGGGGCGGCCCGCACCATCGGTCAAACCGCCGGGGATCGCCACATCGGCGCGCAGCAATCCCATACGAAACGCCGCCTCAGCTGTGCTCGCCTCAGCCATTTGGACAGCCGCCGGGTTTCTTCTGTCCAAAAATATCCCGGGGGAGTCGACCGAAGGGAGACGGGGGCAGCGCCCCCTTGACGCGGTTCATCAAGCAACTCACGCCGACACCTGCGATAGAGCAACTTGGGCTCGCGCGGCCTCAGCCGCCAGAACGGACCAGTCGGGCACATCATTGTCCCATTCTATCAACAAAGGGTGCGGTCCCGACAGGTCCAGCACCTTATCCAGCAGCGCCCAAACCGGCTCGGCCACTTCGCGCCCGTGGCTGTCGATCAGCAGCGGCGCGCCAA
Encoded proteins:
- a CDS encoding Gfo/Idh/MocA family protein: MAKLLWGMIGGGEGSQIGPAHRLGAGLDGAFDFVAGALDHRPEAGREYGQRLGLAADRAYGDWREMLEGEQGRDDRIDLVTVATPNATHFEITKAYLEAGFHVLCEKPMTMTVEEGEEIVGLARETGRICAVNYGYTGYALVRHMRAMVARGDLGKVRMVVAEFAHGHHADAADADNPRVRWRYDPAQAGVSAQFADCGIHALHMASFVIGQELDRLSADTVSCIESRVLEDDAQVNLRFDGGAAGRLWTSSIALGRQHGLTLQVFGEKGGLRWAQEQPNQLYWMPLGGRLEVMERGGPGLSPEADRASRVTMGHAEGMPLAFANIYADLAEAIRARKEGRDMDPAADLYPRAEDGLRSMAAVFAVAESGQGQGVWMDARPPMFR
- a CDS encoding HvfC/BufC N-terminal domain-containing protein, with protein sequence MAEASTAEAAFRMGLLRADVAIPGGLTDGAGRPAGRRYDVYRNNVAVALREALEAGFPAVAKLIGPENFARSAGMYLRSDPPVTPLMMHYGAGFPAFLEGIEALRGIGYLGDVARLELAMRRSYHAADAAVFESGRLALLDEAALMAARLVLAPSVQVVRSRWPVLSVYRFTLRPDQPKPQARAEDVLITRAEYDPTPHLLPQGGADFVDALLRGLTFGAAVTSAGADFDLPATLTLLLQQGAISDFCTA
- a CDS encoding 3-keto-5-aminohexanoate cleavage protein codes for the protein MPLEMNKEVFITCAVTGSGGTQDRSPYVPRSPQQIAESAIDAAKAGAAVVHCHVRDPESGAPSRDLAYYREVTDRIRDAEVDVVLNLTAGMGGDITFGSTDAPLPVNAAGTDMVGAAERVAHVAACLPEICTLDCGTMNFAEADYVMTNTPGMLRDMGARMTALGVKPEIEAFDTGHLWFAKELVKEGVLEGPALVQLCMGVPWGAPDDLNTFMAMVNNVPDDWCFSAFGLGRNQMAYVAASVLAGGNVRVGLEDNLWLDKGVLATNAQLVERAVGIIENMGARVIGPSAVREKLGLVKRAPK
- a CDS encoding LysR family transcriptional regulator — its product is MHIEFRHLRTIKAIHDAGGVARAAEQLNITQSALSHQIKGLEDQAGVELFVRRSKPMKLSAAGKRLLRLAEQVLPQVEALQDEFEGLRSGKAGRLHIAIECHACFEWLFPVLEGFRKKFGDVDVDIRPGLAFDALPALMKEEVDVVISSDPEDLAGVTFVPLFEYSPVFVASASHPLAEKPFIEAEDFRGQTLITYPVERSRLDIFSQLLTPAKVEPAAIRQVELTAVILLLVASNRGVSVLPDWVVREVKYSSDYVTRPLTEQGLTRRLYAAVRTEDLEKPYMQLLVRLAGEEARRLQEA
- a CDS encoding Gfo/Idh/MocA family protein codes for the protein MARIGIGIVGGGYMGKAHSAAFAAVGTVFETRLKPRLVSIAGASSESGARYAEAYGFERGARDWRAMVDDPEVEAVVIASPQSTHLEIATAAFEAGKPVLCEKPMGLDAAEARAMLAAAERAGVVHSVAYNYSRTPATQFARKLIGEGALGRVHHLRIEHTEDFHLTSILPPWRSQGEANGCLGDLAPHPINAALALGGPIAQVFAVIETVFPERNGVTVTNDDQVLMTLRFASGATGHLFASRVATGKKMGYAYEVTGEKGAVRFDQEDQNALWVCDGEAPAERAGFTKVLTGPAHPDYKPFCLGPGHGTGYQDQIIIEAKDFLTAIDSCAPVWPTFADGVEVHRVIAAARASAASGGWARVSNF
- a CDS encoding ArsC/Spx/MgsR family protein, translated to MIIYGLKTCDTCRKARKALPGAAFVDVRDEGLPGDVLDDAMAQFGEKLLNTRSATWRGLDDEARALLPAELIRRHPTVMKRPLVVDGARMVLGWDKAAQAALGVTGQETGT
- a CDS encoding DoxX family protein — translated: MDRLTSLHATIFAPVERMGDHLIPLLARLVFAATLLRYYWNSAGTKVWDRKGEEGIFDFFTLESGTYAQMFPKAFEAAGYNTAKLGFVYDLVAYAGTYTEWLLPLLIVIGLFTRLAALGMIGFVVVQTFVDVTGHGGKPGILFDTRYELIDERTLWIFGLAILVIKGAGALSIDRLLGLNAGPRAVTVV
- a CDS encoding methylenetetrahydrofolate reductase; the protein is MQRPEISFEFFPPKNIEATFRLWDAVQVLSPLAPRFVSVTYGAGGTTRDLTRDVVATLHKHSGLRTAAHLTCVNATRAETLAIADGFAEAGVTDIVSLRGDPPKGSAGFEAHPDGFANSIELIEALAETGKFTQRVGAYPDPHPEADSQQASIEWLKRKLDAGATEALTQFFFEADTFFRFRDDCAKAGIDTSKLVPGILPIENWNGARRFAESCGTYIPAWVSDAFEKAKRDGREDLLATAICSELCTDLIEGGVDKLHFYTLNRPELTRDVCFALGVTPEVNFEQVA
- a CDS encoding cold-shock protein, whose translation is MPTGTVKWFNTTKGFGFIAPDDGGQDVFVHISAVERSGLTGLADNQKVSFELREGRDGRSMAADLQLL